A single window of Rhodococcus jostii RHA1 DNA harbors:
- a CDS encoding ClpP family protease translates to MTTAALPDLNYRDLLADRLFRQRTILLTGEVDDAMAERACSELVLLAAADPKRDIVLYINSPGGSVFAGLAIYDTMKLVPNDVVTVAMGFAASMGQVLLCSGTHGKRISLAHSRIMMHQPSAGIGGTAVDIAIQAESLERMKRQSQEILAAETGHPVEQIAEDSDRDRWFTADEARDYGIVDRVVSSFAEIAPHTTAPRIGL, encoded by the coding sequence ATGACCACAGCCGCACTACCCGACCTGAACTACCGCGACCTGTTGGCGGACAGACTGTTTCGCCAGCGCACGATCCTCCTCACCGGCGAGGTGGACGACGCCATGGCCGAGCGGGCCTGCTCCGAACTGGTGCTGCTCGCGGCCGCCGACCCCAAACGCGACATCGTGCTGTACATCAATTCCCCGGGCGGCTCCGTCTTCGCCGGCCTGGCCATCTACGACACGATGAAGCTCGTTCCGAACGACGTGGTCACCGTCGCCATGGGTTTCGCCGCCAGCATGGGCCAGGTACTGCTGTGCTCGGGCACCCACGGCAAGCGAATCAGCCTGGCGCACAGCCGCATCATGATGCACCAGCCCTCGGCGGGCATCGGCGGCACCGCCGTCGACATCGCCATCCAGGCCGAGAGCCTCGAACGGATGAAACGACAGTCGCAGGAGATCCTCGCCGCCGAGACGGGGCATCCGGTCGAGCAGATCGCCGAGGACAGCGACCGGGACCGGTGGTTCACCGCCGACGAGGCCCGTGACTACGGGATCGTCGACCGCGTCGTGTCCTCGTTCGCCGAGATCGCCCCGCACACCACCGCCCCGAGAATTGGATTGTGA
- a CDS encoding ATP-dependent Clp protease proteolytic subunit, whose protein sequence is MSQYTIPHVIERTPAGERSFDIFSRLLNERIVFLGTEIDDGVANVVMAQLLHLQADSSDQEIGLYINSPGGSTTAMLAIYDTMQFLRPTIATYCMGQAASAAAVLLAAGTKGHRHVLAHSRTLLHQPSTQGNGTISDLALQAAEIMRVRSQTEAILSKHTGQTVERLRRDTDRDRIFTAEEAIEYGLADTLVAA, encoded by the coding sequence ATGTCCCAATACACCATTCCCCACGTCATCGAGCGCACCCCGGCAGGCGAGCGGTCGTTCGACATCTTCAGCCGACTGCTGAACGAGCGGATCGTCTTCCTGGGCACCGAGATCGACGACGGAGTCGCCAACGTCGTGATGGCACAGCTGCTCCACCTCCAGGCGGACAGTTCCGATCAGGAGATCGGGCTGTACATCAATTCGCCCGGCGGCTCCACGACCGCGATGCTCGCGATCTACGACACGATGCAGTTCCTCCGCCCGACCATCGCCACGTACTGCATGGGTCAGGCCGCGTCCGCCGCCGCCGTGCTCCTGGCGGCGGGAACCAAGGGACACCGCCACGTCCTGGCCCATTCCCGGACGCTTCTGCACCAGCCGTCCACCCAGGGCAACGGCACGATCTCCGACCTGGCGCTCCAGGCCGCGGAGATCATGCGGGTCCGTTCGCAGACCGAGGCGATCCTCAGTAAACACACCGGTCAGACCGTCGAGCGCCTGCGGCGGGACACCGACCGGGACCGCATCTTCACAGCCGAGGAGGCCATCGAGTACGGCCTGGCCGACACGCTCGTCGCGGCCTGA
- a CDS encoding helix-turn-helix domain-containing protein, with amino-acid sequence MEAQRRLTLVTAAPEQSREEPLVRELYGRVLREARRDQDRSLEDVAAAVGMSKQYLSEIERGKKEPSSEMLRAVCGALGLPVEHLLFRSGRRLGAANRNPATRSPNRQVPTLLAA; translated from the coding sequence ATGGAAGCTCAGCGCAGACTGACGCTGGTGACGGCCGCTCCCGAGCAATCACGGGAGGAGCCGCTGGTGCGTGAGCTGTACGGGCGAGTGCTCCGCGAGGCGCGCCGGGACCAGGATCGGAGTCTCGAGGACGTCGCCGCCGCCGTCGGCATGTCGAAGCAGTACCTCTCCGAGATCGAACGCGGGAAGAAGGAGCCGTCGTCGGAGATGCTGCGCGCAGTGTGTGGCGCGCTCGGTCTGCCGGTGGAACACCTGCTGTTCCGGTCCGGGCGCCGGCTCGGCGCGGCGAACCGGAACCCGGCGACCAGGAGCCCGAACCGGCAGGTGCCCACGCTGCTCGCCGCGTAG
- a CDS encoding alpha/beta fold hydrolase: MSGTERIGTFTRDGLVFDVRDEGPIDGTPVVLLHGFPQDSRSWDELAPLLHRRGFRTLAPDQRGYSAGARPRARWAYRASELVADVVALIDQAGLGPAHVVGHDWGAAVAWGIAAERPDRVRTLTALSVPHPAAFVRAMLTSRQILKSWYMFAFQLPWIPERLITPDGYGYRALLASGQSEDGAKRDLEPMRDRTRARGALNWYRAIPFTAPRSASRKVRVPTLFVWSDGDTAIGPVGPELTARFVDGPYTYEVLRGVSHWIPDEAAERVDELLGSHLLDQS; this comes from the coding sequence ATGAGCGGCACGGAACGGATCGGCACGTTCACCCGGGACGGGCTCGTGTTCGACGTCCGCGACGAGGGTCCGATCGATGGCACGCCGGTGGTGCTGTTACATGGATTTCCGCAGGACTCGCGGTCGTGGGACGAACTGGCGCCGCTGCTGCACCGGCGAGGATTCCGCACCCTCGCGCCGGACCAGCGTGGCTATTCGGCCGGGGCCCGGCCCCGCGCCCGCTGGGCGTACCGCGCCTCGGAACTGGTCGCGGACGTCGTCGCGCTCATCGACCAGGCGGGCCTCGGTCCGGCGCATGTCGTCGGGCACGACTGGGGCGCGGCGGTGGCCTGGGGAATCGCGGCGGAACGGCCCGACAGGGTTCGCACGCTCACGGCGCTGTCGGTGCCGCACCCGGCGGCGTTCGTGCGGGCGATGCTCACCAGTCGCCAGATCCTGAAGTCCTGGTACATGTTCGCGTTCCAGCTGCCGTGGATTCCGGAGCGGCTGATCACCCCGGACGGTTACGGCTACCGGGCACTGCTCGCCAGCGGCCAATCCGAAGACGGTGCGAAGCGCGACCTGGAGCCCATGCGCGACCGGACGCGGGCCCGGGGCGCCCTGAACTGGTATCGGGCCATCCCGTTCACCGCACCCCGATCGGCCTCCCGGAAGGTGCGGGTGCCCACGCTCTTCGTGTGGAGCGACGGCGACACGGCGATCGGGCCGGTAGGTCCCGAGCTGACCGCACGCTTCGTCGACGGCCCGTACACCTACGAGGTGCTCCGCGGCGTGAGCCACTGGATTCCGGACGAGGCGGCCGAGCGCGTCGACGAACTACTCGGCAGCCACCTGCTCGATCAGTCGTGA
- a CDS encoding N-acyl-D-amino-acid deacylase family protein, whose translation MSDFDVVVNGGLWFDGTGSAPRRRNLGIRDGVVVRASIRPLPVGPDTEIIDAAGKWVVPGFVDVHTHYDAEVLVSPGLPESVRHGVTTVVLGNCSLSTVYSTPRECADLFSRVEAVPHESVLRILEENKIWQSPAEYVEALESLPLGPNIAGFIGHSDIRTHVLGLGRGTDKRVKPSARELERMGTMLTEAVDAGFLGLSSMTNALDKIDGDEYRSRSLPSTYARWKEFRFLNRILREHGKILQSAPTINLHPNIAGFFAESSGLGRRKPLKTSLLSAADSKAYPPIVYFMLAAAPLLNRFAKTDFKWQHLPVPFTVYADGIDLVVFEEFGAGAAALHLKDQVERNALLQDESYRRRFRKDYDNKFSPRIWHRNFYDAVIVGCPDETLIGKTFGAVGDLRGVHPVDAYLDLVVKYGTDLRWRTTIANHRPKFAKKLAASSGVQMGFGDAGAHLRNMAFYNYPIRLLKKVKDAQSDRKPFLSVERAVHRLTGELADWYGIDAGHLREGDRADLVVIDPAGLDATVDGLFEAEVPEYGGLRRMVNRSDGAAVATVINGRLVYRDGEFTGGFGVTKTGRFLRAGASAADRSQREPVVR comes from the coding sequence ATGTCGGATTTCGATGTCGTCGTCAATGGTGGGCTGTGGTTCGACGGAACCGGATCCGCGCCCCGGCGGCGCAATCTCGGCATCCGCGACGGTGTCGTCGTCCGCGCATCGATCCGTCCGCTGCCCGTCGGGCCCGACACCGAGATCATCGATGCGGCAGGCAAATGGGTGGTCCCCGGGTTCGTGGACGTGCACACCCACTACGACGCCGAGGTGCTGGTCAGCCCCGGACTGCCGGAGTCGGTGCGACACGGCGTGACCACCGTCGTCCTCGGAAACTGCTCCCTGTCCACCGTGTACTCGACGCCGCGCGAGTGCGCCGACCTGTTCAGCCGGGTCGAGGCCGTGCCACACGAGTCCGTGCTCAGGATCCTGGAGGAGAACAAGATCTGGCAGAGCCCGGCGGAGTACGTCGAGGCACTCGAATCGCTGCCGCTCGGCCCCAACATCGCCGGTTTCATCGGGCACTCGGACATCCGCACCCATGTGCTCGGCCTCGGCCGGGGCACCGACAAGCGGGTCAAGCCGAGTGCTCGCGAACTCGAGCGGATGGGCACGATGCTCACCGAGGCCGTGGACGCCGGCTTCCTCGGCCTGTCCTCGATGACGAATGCGCTCGACAAGATCGACGGCGACGAATACCGTTCGCGCTCATTGCCGTCCACGTACGCGCGGTGGAAGGAGTTCCGCTTCCTCAACCGCATCCTGCGCGAGCATGGCAAGATCCTGCAGAGCGCGCCGACGATCAACCTGCACCCCAACATCGCGGGATTCTTCGCGGAGAGTTCGGGTCTGGGACGACGCAAGCCGCTCAAGACGTCGCTGCTGTCGGCGGCGGACTCGAAGGCCTACCCGCCGATCGTGTACTTCATGCTCGCCGCGGCGCCACTGCTGAACCGCTTCGCGAAGACCGACTTCAAGTGGCAGCACCTCCCGGTGCCGTTCACCGTCTACGCGGACGGAATCGACCTCGTGGTGTTCGAGGAGTTCGGTGCCGGCGCGGCGGCCCTGCATCTCAAGGACCAGGTGGAGCGAAACGCCCTGCTGCAGGACGAATCCTACCGACGTCGGTTCCGCAAGGACTACGACAACAAGTTCAGCCCCCGCATCTGGCACCGCAATTTCTACGACGCGGTGATCGTCGGTTGCCCCGACGAGACGCTGATCGGCAAGACGTTCGGCGCGGTGGGCGACCTGCGTGGCGTCCACCCGGTCGACGCGTACCTCGATCTCGTCGTGAAGTACGGCACCGACCTGCGGTGGCGGACCACTATCGCCAATCATCGACCCAAGTTCGCGAAGAAACTCGCGGCGAGCTCCGGCGTGCAGATGGGATTCGGCGACGCGGGTGCGCACCTACGCAACATGGCGTTCTACAACTATCCGATCCGGTTGCTGAAGAAGGTCAAGGACGCGCAGTCCGACCGCAAGCCATTCCTGTCCGTCGAACGCGCCGTCCACCGGCTGACGGGAGAACTGGCCGACTGGTACGGCATCGACGCCGGACATCTGCGCGAGGGGGACCGCGCCGATCTCGTCGTCATCGATCCGGCGGGCCTCGACGCCACCGTGGACGGATTGTTCGAGGCCGAGGTCCCCGAGTACGGCGGTCTGCGCCGGATGGTGAACCGCAGCGACGGCGCGGCGGTCGCGACGGTGATCAACGGCAGGCTCGTCTACCGCGACGGGGAGTTCACCGGCGGGTTCGGCGTCACCAAGACGGGACGGTTCCTCCGCGCCGGAGCGTCGGCCGCCGACCGCAGCCAGCGTGAGCCGGTCGTCCGATGA
- a CDS encoding TetR/AcrR family transcriptional regulator, with protein MAAAPRSPEDRRAQILDVAVRLLETVPFDDLSMDQVAAEAGVSPPLLFHYFKNKQGFRNAVLEASASELQRRMTPDAALPVSGQLRAGVETFADAVIEHPTIYLAVMRMAGSGDERMRQIYRGMRRTFTRWIGASLAEFGVPTTPALEAAISGWQAFMEEIVLSWLDEPTMDRTDMIDLCERAFYHLLPAAGVDVDALDVTR; from the coding sequence GTGGCCGCCGCACCCCGCTCTCCCGAAGATCGGCGCGCGCAGATCCTCGACGTGGCCGTCCGGCTACTCGAGACGGTGCCGTTCGACGACCTGTCGATGGACCAGGTGGCGGCCGAGGCGGGCGTCTCCCCGCCCCTGCTGTTCCACTACTTCAAGAACAAGCAGGGTTTTCGCAACGCCGTCCTCGAGGCCTCGGCCTCCGAACTCCAACGCCGGATGACACCGGACGCGGCGCTCCCCGTGTCCGGGCAGCTCCGGGCCGGGGTCGAGACGTTCGCGGACGCGGTGATCGAGCACCCCACCATCTATCTGGCGGTCATGCGGATGGCCGGTAGCGGCGACGAGCGGATGCGGCAGATCTACCGCGGCATGCGGCGCACGTTCACCCGCTGGATAGGCGCGTCGCTGGCCGAGTTCGGGGTGCCGACGACGCCCGCGCTCGAGGCCGCGATCTCGGGATGGCAGGCGTTCATGGAAGAGATCGTGCTGTCGTGGCTCGACGAGCCGACCATGGACCGTACGGACATGATCGATCTCTGCGAACGCGCTTTCTATCACCTGCTTCCGGCGGCAGGCGTCGACGTCGATGCACTCGACGTGACACGCTGA
- a CDS encoding SRPBCC domain-containing protein, translated as MTDGTLETIDGRPALRFERTLAHSVERVWRAVSVPAELERWFPAAAEWTPATGETFEAYGATGEVIEVDAPHRLAWTFGGERYSFDLTAEGDGCRLIFIHVFGDRAIAAQTAAGWETYFARLEPHLAGGFLSEAEAHGSWDRWEELHERYAERFGVDPTPGRQFLEAQRAGQ; from the coding sequence ATGACCGACGGAACCCTGGAGACGATCGACGGCCGTCCGGCGCTGCGTTTCGAGCGCACGCTCGCCCACTCGGTCGAGCGCGTGTGGCGGGCGGTCAGCGTGCCGGCGGAGCTCGAGCGCTGGTTTCCCGCCGCCGCCGAGTGGACACCGGCGACAGGGGAGACCTTCGAGGCCTACGGCGCGACCGGCGAGGTGATCGAGGTCGATGCACCCCATCGGCTGGCGTGGACCTTCGGCGGTGAGCGGTACAGCTTCGATCTGACCGCGGAGGGAGACGGGTGCCGGCTGATCTTCATTCATGTCTTCGGCGACCGTGCGATCGCAGCGCAGACCGCGGCCGGCTGGGAGACCTACTTCGCGCGGCTCGAGCCTCATCTCGCCGGCGGGTTCCTCTCCGAGGCGGAGGCGCACGGGTCGTGGGACCGGTGGGAGGAACTTCACGAGCGCTACGCCGAGCGCTTCGGCGTCGACCCGACGCCGGGACGGCAATTCCTGGAGGCGCAGCGCGCCGGCCAATGA
- a CDS encoding ArsR/SmtB family transcription factor, which yields MSAYAALAEPHRRQILDLLREGERPAGELVERIALSQPGVSKHLKVLREAGLVVVRADGKQRLYALRPEPLAEVDRWLEPYRAYWSRRLDALERHLEENP from the coding sequence ATGAGCGCCTACGCCGCCCTGGCCGAGCCGCACCGCAGGCAGATTCTCGACCTGCTGCGTGAGGGTGAGCGACCCGCCGGAGAACTGGTGGAGCGCATCGCGCTCAGTCAGCCCGGCGTGTCCAAGCATCTCAAGGTGCTGCGCGAGGCCGGGCTCGTCGTGGTGCGCGCGGATGGCAAACAACGTCTGTACGCGCTGCGCCCAGAACCCCTCGCCGAGGTCGACCGGTGGCTGGAGCCGTATCGCGCGTACTGGTCGAGGCGCCTCGACGCCCTCGAACGACACCTGGAGGAGAACCCATGA
- a CDS encoding class I adenylate-forming enzyme family protein, giving the protein MSSTFINDGIQKPPVATTLDAWRSRVQAHPDHPAVAYFDGVLTAREVDDLSDALAVALSEWGVGRGDRVGIYLQNVPQYVLALLALWKVGAAALVLNPMYRGNELRRLVDDGEPIGIICEDVSAAATAETLRGSSVRFSISTSALDFQTRNDPRVFESTTRATPATDGDLVELLARFGGRRPPLVELGGDDLALLTYTSGTTGPPKGALNSHANVLATALDFGDCAGVVDGDVVFAVAPLFHITGAMLNAGVALVRDCLLVFANRFNAAVALETFVEHRVTYTIGSITVFNALSEVPGVSADHFASVKTLYSGGAPIPPATVEKFEARFGKYIHNAYGMTETTAGVIAVPPGKRAPVDPSSGSLSIGLPLPRVDVRAVDPNGDPVPPHTAGELEIAGPQVVSGYWRNPDASRDTLPGGRLRTGDVAIIDEAGWVYLVDRLKDQINVSGYKVWPREVEDTLYEHPAVHEAAVVGQPDDYQGESVVAYVSLRKGATATEDELVAFARDRLAAYKRPRLVHIITDLPKTQTGKIRRSDLR; this is encoded by the coding sequence GTGTCGTCGACGTTCATCAACGACGGAATCCAAAAGCCACCCGTAGCGACCACTCTCGACGCGTGGCGATCGCGCGTGCAGGCGCATCCCGATCACCCGGCCGTGGCCTATTTCGATGGCGTCCTCACGGCCCGTGAGGTCGACGACCTGTCGGACGCCCTCGCCGTCGCGCTGAGCGAGTGGGGTGTCGGGCGCGGTGACCGGGTCGGCATCTACCTACAGAACGTGCCGCAGTACGTCCTCGCTCTGCTGGCGCTGTGGAAGGTCGGCGCAGCGGCGCTGGTACTCAACCCGATGTACCGCGGCAACGAACTCCGCCGCCTCGTCGACGACGGCGAACCGATCGGCATCATTTGCGAAGACGTGAGCGCCGCGGCCACGGCCGAGACCCTGCGCGGCAGCAGCGTGCGATTCTCGATCAGCACCAGCGCCCTCGATTTCCAGACCCGCAACGATCCGCGGGTGTTCGAGTCCACCACCCGCGCCACGCCGGCGACCGACGGCGACCTCGTCGAACTCCTCGCGCGTTTTGGCGGCAGGCGGCCTCCCCTGGTCGAACTCGGCGGAGACGACCTCGCGCTGCTCACCTACACCTCCGGGACCACCGGCCCACCGAAGGGCGCGCTCAACTCCCACGCCAACGTGCTGGCCACCGCACTCGACTTCGGTGACTGTGCCGGCGTCGTCGACGGGGACGTCGTGTTCGCCGTCGCTCCCCTGTTCCACATCACCGGTGCCATGCTCAATGCGGGTGTGGCCCTCGTCCGGGACTGTCTGCTCGTCTTCGCGAACAGGTTCAACGCGGCCGTCGCACTGGAAACATTCGTGGAGCACCGGGTGACCTACACGATCGGATCGATCACCGTGTTCAACGCACTGTCCGAGGTGCCGGGAGTGAGCGCGGACCACTTCGCCTCGGTCAAGACCCTCTACTCGGGCGGCGCGCCCATCCCGCCTGCGACCGTGGAGAAGTTCGAGGCCCGATTCGGCAAGTACATCCACAACGCATACGGGATGACCGAGACGACGGCCGGAGTGATCGCGGTGCCACCCGGCAAGCGGGCGCCGGTCGACCCGTCGAGCGGCTCACTGTCCATCGGTCTCCCGCTGCCCCGGGTGGACGTCCGCGCCGTCGACCCGAATGGCGACCCCGTTCCGCCCCACACAGCAGGCGAACTGGAAATCGCCGGACCGCAAGTTGTTTCGGGCTACTGGCGCAACCCCGACGCCTCCCGGGACACACTGCCCGGCGGACGGCTGCGCACCGGGGACGTCGCGATCATCGACGAGGCGGGGTGGGTGTACCTCGTCGACCGGCTCAAGGATCAGATCAACGTGTCCGGGTACAAGGTGTGGCCCCGTGAGGTCGAGGACACCCTCTACGAGCACCCGGCCGTGCACGAGGCCGCCGTCGTCGGGCAACCCGACGACTACCAGGGCGAATCGGTGGTGGCCTACGTCTCGCTCCGTAAGGGCGCGACCGCCACCGAGGACGAACTCGTCGCGTTCGCCCGC